The Oncorhynchus nerka isolate Pitt River linkage group LG12, Oner_Uvic_2.0, whole genome shotgun sequence genome includes a region encoding these proteins:
- the LOC115138682 gene encoding REST corepressor 1-like isoform X1 — translation MPAMMEKSGSEMSGKRRGRNAVNNPNKSFSTNGNSNNSWEEGSSGCSSDDEHGIGGMRVGTQYQALVPDYDPEIAKVAEERDNLGMRVWIPSRNLAEAKLDEYIAITKEKHGYNMEQALGMLFWHKHNIEKSLADLPNFTPFPDEWSVEDKVLFEQGFSFHGKTFHRIQQMLPDKSIASLVRFYYSWKKTRSKTSVMDRHARKQKRGREERYENENEAEETNGNTPRDVVYEPNKDEKKELGAAPEKQEIKPVPVVQRPNTSMAEKLTQVKKEPQGPPGKNQHRAKKKPPKGMHLSQGDVAAMSTSPPAAVGVLRQIDMELVTIKRQIQSIKQNNSALKDKLDIGVDHFRVPEVTQKFNTRWTTEEQLLAVQAIRKYGRDFQAISDVIGNKSVVQVKNFFVNYRRRFNLDEVLQEWEAEHGMEGAAKGGEEEKMDISSTEDGATTPVVPEDQKEESSPVASKQPLAS, via the exons ATGCCTGCAATGATGGAAAAGAGTGgctcagaaatgtctgggaaaaGAAGGGGTAGGAATGCAGTGAATAATCCAAACAAAAGTTTTTCTACAAATGGAAATAGCAACAATTCATGGGAAGAAGGAAGTTCGGGCTGTTCCAGTGATGATGAGCATG GTATTGGTGGTATGAGAGTTGGGACTCAGTATCAAGCTCTTGTGCCAGACTATGATCCAG AGATTGCCAAAGTGGCCGAGGAGAGGGACAATTTGGGCATGCGGGTGTGGATCCCCAGTCGGAACCTGGCCGAAGCTAAAT tggATGAATACATTGCAATTACCAAAGAGAAGCATGGGTACAACATGGAGCAGGCACTGGGGATGCTTTTCTGGCACAAGCACAACATTGAGAAGTCCCTGGCAGATTTGCCCAACTTCACACCTTTCCCAGATGAGTGGTCAGTGGAGGACAAGGTCCTGTTTGAACAGGGTTTTAGCTTCCACGGAAAAACTTTCCACCGTATACAGCAGATG TTGCCTGACAAGTCCATTGCCAGCTTAGTTAGATTTTACTACTCTTGGAAGAAGACCCGGAGCAAAACCAGTGTCATGGATCGCCATGCACGCAAGCAGAAGAGGGGACGAGAAGAGAGGTATGAAAA TGAGAATGAGGCTGAGGAGACCAATGGTAACACTCCAAGGGATGTAGTGTACGAACCAAATAAGGACGAGAAGAAAGAG CTGGGTGCTGCACCTGAGAAACAGGAGATAAAACCAGTACCAGTGGTACAAAGG CCGAATACTAGTATGGCAGAGAAACTGACCCAAGTCAAGAAAGAACCCCAGGGTCCTCCAGGGAAGAACCAGCATCGTGCTAAAAAGAAGCCTCCTAAAGGAATGCACCTGAGCCAGGGAGACGTAGCTGCTATGTCCACCAGCCCCCCTGCTGCGGTCGGTGTGCTGAGGCAAATCGACATGGAGCTGGTTACCATCAAACGGCAG ATCCAGAGCATCAAACAGAATAACAGTGCTCTGAAGGACAAGCTTGACATAGGAGTGGACCACTTCAGAGTACCTGAG GTGACCCAGAAGTTCAACACTCGCTGGACAACAGAGGAGCAACTGCTTGCTGTACAAG CCATAAGAAAATATGGGCGGGACTTCCAGGCTATCTCGGACGTGATTGGCAACAAGTCAGTGGTGCAGGTGAAGAACTTCTTTGTTAACTACCGCCGACGCTTCAACCTGGATGAGGTGCTGCAGGAATGGGAGGCTGAGCacgggatggagggagcagccaagggaggagaggaggagaaaatgGACATATCTTCTACTGAGGATGGAGCCACCACTCCTGTGGTGCCAGAGGATCAAAAAGAG GAATCATCGCCAGTGGCGTCAAAACAACCTCTGGCATCCTGA
- the LOC115138682 gene encoding REST corepressor 1-like isoform X2, with translation MPAMMEKSGSEMSGKRRGRNAVNNPNKSFSTNGNSNNSWEEGSSGCSSDDEHGIGGMRVGTQYQALVPDYDPEIAKVAEERDNLGMRVWIPSRNLAEAKLDEYIAITKEKHGYNMEQALGMLFWHKHNIEKSLADLPNFTPFPDEWSVEDKVLFEQGFSFHGKTFHRIQQMLPDKSIASLVRFYYSWKKTRSKTSVMDRHARKQKRGREESENEAEETNGNTPRDVVYEPNKDEKKELGAAPEKQEIKPVPVVQRPNTSMAEKLTQVKKEPQGPPGKNQHRAKKKPPKGMHLSQGDVAAMSTSPPAAVGVLRQIDMELVTIKRQIQSIKQNNSALKDKLDIGVDHFRVPEVTQKFNTRWTTEEQLLAVQAIRKYGRDFQAISDVIGNKSVVQVKNFFVNYRRRFNLDEVLQEWEAEHGMEGAAKGGEEEKMDISSTEDGATTPVVPEDQKEESSPVASKQPLAS, from the exons ATGCCTGCAATGATGGAAAAGAGTGgctcagaaatgtctgggaaaaGAAGGGGTAGGAATGCAGTGAATAATCCAAACAAAAGTTTTTCTACAAATGGAAATAGCAACAATTCATGGGAAGAAGGAAGTTCGGGCTGTTCCAGTGATGATGAGCATG GTATTGGTGGTATGAGAGTTGGGACTCAGTATCAAGCTCTTGTGCCAGACTATGATCCAG AGATTGCCAAAGTGGCCGAGGAGAGGGACAATTTGGGCATGCGGGTGTGGATCCCCAGTCGGAACCTGGCCGAAGCTAAAT tggATGAATACATTGCAATTACCAAAGAGAAGCATGGGTACAACATGGAGCAGGCACTGGGGATGCTTTTCTGGCACAAGCACAACATTGAGAAGTCCCTGGCAGATTTGCCCAACTTCACACCTTTCCCAGATGAGTGGTCAGTGGAGGACAAGGTCCTGTTTGAACAGGGTTTTAGCTTCCACGGAAAAACTTTCCACCGTATACAGCAGATG TTGCCTGACAAGTCCATTGCCAGCTTAGTTAGATTTTACTACTCTTGGAAGAAGACCCGGAGCAAAACCAGTGTCATGGATCGCCATGCACGCAAGCAGAAGAGGGGACGAGAAGAGAG TGAGAATGAGGCTGAGGAGACCAATGGTAACACTCCAAGGGATGTAGTGTACGAACCAAATAAGGACGAGAAGAAAGAG CTGGGTGCTGCACCTGAGAAACAGGAGATAAAACCAGTACCAGTGGTACAAAGG CCGAATACTAGTATGGCAGAGAAACTGACCCAAGTCAAGAAAGAACCCCAGGGTCCTCCAGGGAAGAACCAGCATCGTGCTAAAAAGAAGCCTCCTAAAGGAATGCACCTGAGCCAGGGAGACGTAGCTGCTATGTCCACCAGCCCCCCTGCTGCGGTCGGTGTGCTGAGGCAAATCGACATGGAGCTGGTTACCATCAAACGGCAG ATCCAGAGCATCAAACAGAATAACAGTGCTCTGAAGGACAAGCTTGACATAGGAGTGGACCACTTCAGAGTACCTGAG GTGACCCAGAAGTTCAACACTCGCTGGACAACAGAGGAGCAACTGCTTGCTGTACAAG CCATAAGAAAATATGGGCGGGACTTCCAGGCTATCTCGGACGTGATTGGCAACAAGTCAGTGGTGCAGGTGAAGAACTTCTTTGTTAACTACCGCCGACGCTTCAACCTGGATGAGGTGCTGCAGGAATGGGAGGCTGAGCacgggatggagggagcagccaagggaggagaggaggagaaaatgGACATATCTTCTACTGAGGATGGAGCCACCACTCCTGTGGTGCCAGAGGATCAAAAAGAG GAATCATCGCCAGTGGCGTCAAAACAACCTCTGGCATCCTGA